A region from the Nostoc sp. HK-01 genome encodes:
- a CDS encoding 3-beta hydroxysteroid dehydrogenase/isomerase, which produces MKAFVAGATGETGRRIVQELVARNIPVRALVRDVEKARAILPPDVELLAGDVLQPENLATALGDSTVLLCATGAKPSFDPTGPYKVDFEGTKNLVDAAKAKGIEHFVLVSSLCTSQLFHPLNLFWLILVWKKQAEEYIQKSGLTYTIVRPGGLKNEDNSDAIVMQSADTLFDGSIPRQKVAQVSVEALFEPTARNKIVEIVAKPEASTKTFGELFQQC; this is translated from the coding sequence ATGAAAGCATTTGTAGCAGGGGCCACAGGTGAGACAGGCCGCCGAATTGTCCAAGAGTTGGTAGCGCGTAACATTCCCGTACGTGCTTTGGTGAGGGATGTAGAAAAAGCTAGAGCGATTTTGCCCCCCGATGTGGAATTGCTTGCAGGTGATGTCTTGCAACCTGAAAACCTCGCTACAGCTTTAGGAGACAGTACTGTATTGCTGTGTGCGACAGGGGCAAAACCAAGTTTTGATCCGACTGGGCCATATAAAGTAGATTTTGAAGGTACTAAAAATTTAGTGGATGCAGCTAAAGCCAAAGGAATTGAGCATTTTGTGTTGGTTTCTTCGTTGTGTACATCACAGCTATTCCATCCTTTGAATCTGTTCTGGCTGATTTTAGTTTGGAAAAAACAAGCCGAGGAATATATTCAAAAAAGTGGTCTCACCTATACTATTGTGCGACCTGGTGGATTAAAAAATGAAGATAACTCTGATGCGATCGTCATGCAGAGTGCAGATACATTATTTGATGGTAGTATTCCTCGGCAAAAAGTTGCCCAAGTTTCTGTGGAAGCACTCTTTGAGCCAACCGCCCGCAATAAAATTGTTGAGATTGTTGCTAAACCAGAAGCTAGTACTAAAACCTTTGGAGAGTTATTTCAGCAATGCTGA
- a CDS encoding glycoside hydrolase family protein produces MKGGDPYIRALMRTISASEANGNRPYSLLYGGQQVTDLSRHPEICVTIVTGPNTGNCSTAAGRYQIINTTWHNIAPRYHPNPMRMVFWTAYSFEPEFQDTVVYRWLNDTQVWGVDIPKLLRQGKIIEVLRRLSPTWTSLGYGIETNSISSSLPQIYQKMLKEELTATNQPVSAITPNPALTPQKK; encoded by the coding sequence ATGAAAGGCGGCGACCCTTATATTCGCGCCTTAATGCGAACTATTTCCGCCAGCGAAGCTAATGGGAACCGTCCTTACTCTCTGCTATATGGCGGACAACAAGTAACAGACCTCAGTCGCCACCCAGAAATCTGCGTCACCATTGTTACCGGGCCAAACACAGGTAATTGTTCCACTGCTGCGGGGAGATATCAAATTATCAACACTACTTGGCATAATATTGCACCGCGCTATCACCCCAATCCTATGAGGATGGTGTTTTGGACTGCTTATAGTTTTGAGCCTGAATTTCAAGATACGGTAGTTTATCGTTGGTTGAACGATACCCAAGTTTGGGGAGTGGATATTCCTAAACTGCTGCGTCAAGGCAAAATTATTGAAGTGTTACGGCGTTTATCTCCAACTTGGACAAGTTTAGGATATGGAATAGAAACTAATTCTATCAGTAGTTCTTTACCTCAGATTTATCAAAAAATGTTAAAGGAAGAGTTAACCGCAACCAATCAACCAGTATCTGCCATAACACCAAATCCAGCACTTACACCTCAGAAGAAGTAG
- a CDS encoding alpha/beta hydrolase fold protein, with the protein MQKNYKFNYKLINSKNKQFILFLHGFIGNLDEFDEVIQLLGTEFSYLTLDLPGHGKTQVLGEDKYYTIEQTAQALINLLDELNIPKCFLVGYSMGGRLALYLTLHFPERFYKVILESASPGLATEQERLERVIKDEQIARKLTRCVSKNEFREFLLNWYNQPIFGAIKNHPEFFSMLESRLQNQPLELATSLRFMGTGSQPSLWEKLKDNTVPLLLLVGENDEKFLIINTNIAKIDKLAQVKIISNSAHNIHLESTNEFVHNVQDFCTFSPKT; encoded by the coding sequence ATGCAAAAAAATTATAAATTTAATTATAAGTTAATTAACTCAAAAAACAAACAATTCATTCTTTTCTTGCACGGGTTTATTGGCAATTTAGATGAGTTTGATGAAGTTATACAATTGCTAGGTACAGAATTTTCTTATCTCACACTTGACCTTCCCGGACATGGTAAAACTCAAGTTTTAGGTGAAGATAAATACTATACAATTGAACAAACTGCTCAAGCTTTAATTAATTTATTAGATGAGTTGAATATCCCTAAATGCTTTTTAGTGGGTTACTCAATGGGTGGAAGATTAGCTTTATATCTCACATTGCATTTTCCTGAACGTTTTTACAAAGTTATATTAGAATCAGCTTCTCCTGGTTTGGCTACAGAACAAGAACGATTAGAACGGGTGATAAAAGATGAACAAATAGCGAGAAAACTAACAAGATGTGTTTCCAAAAATGAGTTTAGAGAATTTTTATTAAATTGGTATAATCAGCCAATTTTTGGTGCTATAAAAAATCATCCAGAATTTTTCAGCATGTTAGAGAGTCGGTTACAAAATCAACCGCTTGAGTTAGCTACGTCACTAAGATTCATGGGAACTGGAAGTCAGCCTTCTTTATGGGAAAAACTTAAAGATAATACAGTACCTTTGCTTTTACTAGTAGGTGAAAATGATGAAAAATTTTTAATTATTAACACAAATATAGCTAAAATAGACAAACTAGCTCAGGTAAAAATAATTAGTAATTCTGCTCACAATATTCACTTAGAAAGTACTAACGAATTTGTGCATAACGTTCAAGACTTTTGCACTTTTTCACCGAAAACTTGA
- a CDS encoding GCN5-related N-acetyltransferase, translating into MINIRCETLPDYPAIAEVNILAFGQENEAKLVDKIRHSDCYIPELSLVAEIEDVVVGHILFSYINLVNEENLQVIGLAPLAVRPKFQRQGIGSALVQAGLKIADVTGEAIVIVLGHPHFYTRFGFQPSVFYKIESPFPVPEDVFMVKPLQNYQQKYMGKVVYPPAFDEV; encoded by the coding sequence ATGATTAACATCCGTTGCGAAACTTTGCCAGACTATCCAGCAATAGCTGAGGTAAATATATTAGCCTTTGGACAGGAAAATGAGGCTAAACTTGTAGATAAAATTCGCCATTCAGACTGCTATATTCCAGAACTTTCACTAGTTGCTGAAATTGAGGATGTCGTAGTCGGCCACATTTTATTTAGCTATATTAACCTAGTCAATGAAGAAAACCTACAGGTAATCGGTTTAGCGCCTTTGGCAGTTCGTCCAAAGTTTCAAAGACAAGGTATTGGCAGCGCACTGGTACAAGCAGGATTAAAAATAGCAGATGTAACAGGAGAAGCCATAGTAATTGTATTAGGTCATCCCCATTTCTATACTCGCTTTGGATTTCAGCCTTCTGTTTTTTATAAAATCGAGTCTCCCTTTCCAGTACCAGAGGATGTTTTCATGGTTAAACCACTGCAAAACTATCAGCAAAAGTATATGGGGAAGGTTGTTTATCCACCTGCTTTTGATGAAGTTTAA
- a CDS encoding transcriptional regulatory protein MarR family, translating into MSDYSARAAAQEPFIPTMRELVRAYQAFSAYSEAHIRQFDLTPAQFDVITTLGNTSGMCMGEIGEKTLISKGTLTGVIDRLEKKHLVLREVPADNRRSVIVKLTHEGEALFEVIFPLHIAHLKERFEQLEKSELELLRVLLSRLCLAF; encoded by the coding sequence ATGTCTGATTATTCAGCTAGAGCAGCTGCTCAAGAGCCGTTTATTCCGACTATGCGTGAATTGGTGCGAGCCTATCAAGCATTTTCCGCCTATTCAGAAGCTCACATCCGACAATTTGACCTCACACCAGCACAATTTGATGTTATTACAACTCTGGGTAACACATCTGGTATGTGTATGGGAGAAATTGGTGAGAAAACTTTAATCTCCAAAGGAACCCTGACAGGAGTGATAGACCGCTTGGAGAAAAAACACTTAGTACTGCGAGAAGTACCCGCAGACAACCGTCGTAGCGTTATTGTCAAACTCACCCATGAAGGAGAAGCCTTGTTTGAGGTGATATTTCCTCTCCATATTGCTCACCTCAAGGAACGCTTTGAGCAGTTAGAAAAGTCTGAATTAGAACTATTGCGAGTTTTACTCAGTCGCTTGTGTTTGGCTTTTTAG
- a CDS encoding heterocyst differentiation related protein has protein sequence MSESMAFIGGVAVAGLAALVLLKGTNNPLQPNFAVTPQIPTVVAPQLQPPVQYPSAYGQPYPNTQPPTAPNPEQRAEFNQLKADMDRLKNDNEQLRVQNQRLIDGFNAQQLQLAQQKQTVASETLQSQNAWWTSPIVWAVGGATLTVGGGIVVAGVLALFGPRNRPTRTVQVIHPYQGGSTAPLVPVRRAEFLPPSRQEARRVEAPEYDEMH, from the coding sequence ATGAGTGAGAGTATGGCATTTATCGGTGGAGTCGCTGTGGCTGGGCTGGCGGCTCTTGTTTTGCTCAAGGGAACAAATAATCCCTTACAACCTAACTTCGCTGTTACCCCCCAAATCCCCACTGTAGTTGCACCCCAGCTACAGCCACCCGTGCAATATCCATCCGCCTACGGACAACCTTATCCCAATACTCAGCCACCCACTGCGCCCAACCCTGAGCAACGCGCAGAATTTAATCAGTTAAAAGCTGACATGGATCGTTTAAAAAACGATAACGAACAGCTAAGGGTGCAGAACCAAAGGCTAATCGATGGTTTCAACGCTCAACAATTGCAATTAGCACAGCAAAAACAAACTGTAGCATCTGAAACATTGCAATCTCAAAATGCTTGGTGGACATCACCTATTGTTTGGGCTGTAGGAGGCGCGACGCTGACTGTTGGTGGTGGTATTGTTGTTGCTGGTGTCTTGGCTTTGTTTGGCCCTCGTAATCGTCCGACTCGTACGGTGCAGGTAATTCATCCTTATCAAGGTGGTTCTACAGCACCTTTGGTTCCTGTGCGTCGGGCTGAGTTTCTCCCGCCTTCCCGTCAAGAAGCTAGACGCGTTGAAGCACCAGAATACGACGAAATGCACTAG
- the trpA_2 gene encoding tryptophan synthase alpha subunit — MTAISDRFEILKRNQECALIPFITAGDPDLATTASALQILDRSGADIIELGVPYSDPLADGPVIQAAATRALQKGTKLEGVLEMLQGITPSLQAPISLFTYYNPILHRGIEKFLQQIAAAGVAGLVVPDLPLEEAAGLLKPAGEMGIDLTLLVAPTSSSDRIEAIARASQGFIYLVSVTGVTGMRSQIEVRVSDLLQQIRNVTDKPIGVGFGISQVEQARQVRDWGADAAIVGSAFVKRLAEGTPEEGLQAIGQFCQSLKSALRTKE, encoded by the coding sequence ATGACCGCCATTTCCGATCGCTTTGAAATCTTAAAACGGAATCAAGAGTGCGCTCTGATTCCGTTTATTACTGCTGGTGATCCAGATTTAGCCACCACCGCCTCTGCTTTGCAAATCCTCGATCGCAGTGGTGCTGACATAATTGAACTGGGTGTTCCCTATTCTGATCCTTTAGCCGATGGGCCAGTCATTCAAGCGGCTGCTACCCGCGCTTTACAAAAGGGAACGAAATTAGAAGGGGTTCTAGAAATGTTGCAAGGAATTACTCCCAGTTTGCAAGCGCCGATTAGTTTGTTTACCTACTACAACCCAATTCTGCACCGCGGTATTGAAAAGTTTCTCCAGCAAATTGCAGCGGCTGGTGTCGCAGGGTTGGTAGTACCTGATTTACCTTTAGAAGAAGCGGCTGGGTTGCTTAAACCGGCTGGTGAGATGGGGATTGATTTAACTTTATTGGTAGCACCTACTAGTTCTAGCGATAGAATTGAAGCGATCGCCCGTGCTTCTCAAGGGTTTATCTATTTAGTTAGTGTGACTGGTGTGACTGGGATGCGATCGCAAATAGAAGTACGAGTATCAGATTTGTTGCAACAAATTCGTAATGTTACTGATAAACCCATTGGAGTAGGTTTTGGCATTTCTCAAGTTGAACAAGCCCGTCAGGTAAGAGATTGGGGCGCAGATGCGGCAATTGTTGGTAGTGCTTTTGTCAAACGTTTGGCAGAAGGCACACCAGAAGAAGGGCTTCAGGCGATCGGTCAATTTTGCCAAAGTCTTAAATCTGCACTCAGAACTAAGGAATAG
- a CDS encoding cadmium resistance transporter, with product MNWLTSTIIIGISAAFATTFDDNLYLTAFFGKVNRHFRPQNIILGEFLGFTVLIFASLPGFLGGLILPTAWIGLLGFLPIAIGINHLLTREQAEEAVQAVSVDFSASTTKRQKKSLWATLRDSQTYRVSAVTIANGGNNIGIYVPLFASSNLPSLGVILCVCYLTVGMWCFLSYNLTRNPLLAPMLTRYGRKVFPLVLIYLGCSILIKSESYQLFPAIAMFSH from the coding sequence ATGAATTGGCTAACCAGTACAATAATTATTGGCATCTCTGCTGCTTTTGCCACTACTTTTGACGACAATTTATATTTGACAGCTTTTTTTGGTAAAGTTAATCGTCATTTTCGTCCGCAAAATATTATTCTTGGTGAATTTTTAGGGTTTACTGTATTAATATTTGCTAGTCTTCCTGGCTTTTTAGGCGGTTTGATTTTACCAACAGCTTGGATTGGCTTGCTAGGTTTTTTACCTATAGCGATTGGGATTAATCATCTATTAACGCGAGAACAAGCGGAAGAAGCAGTACAAGCTGTATCGGTTGATTTTTCGGCTTCTACAACCAAGCGCCAAAAAAAATCCTTATGGGCGACTCTACGCGATAGCCAAACGTACCGTGTTTCTGCTGTCACCATTGCAAATGGAGGGAATAACATTGGAATTTACGTACCACTGTTTGCTAGTAGCAATCTCCCAAGCTTAGGCGTAATTCTGTGTGTCTGCTATTTAACTGTGGGAATGTGGTGTTTTCTATCTTACAATTTAACGCGTAATCCTCTGTTAGCTCCTATGCTGACTCGTTATGGTCGCAAAGTCTTTCCTTTAGTATTAATCTACTTGGGATGCTCGATTCTCATTAAAAGCGAATCGTATCAGCTTTTCCCGGCGATCGCTATGTTTTCCCACTAA